The Sphaeramia orbicularis chromosome 16, fSphaOr1.1, whole genome shotgun sequence genome window below encodes:
- the LOC115436320 gene encoding zinc finger protein 239-like, with product MDRRPTCDQCGKTFTDMSSFKRHLRIHSGERPHECDQCGKTFIRMNDLKRHLRSHSGERPYECDQCGKTFTDVSILKRHLRIHSGERPCECDQCGKTFTRMNDLKRHLRVHSGERPYECDQCGKTFTLMGNLKKHLHFHSGERPYECDQCGKTFTLMDNLKKHLNVHRGERPYECDECGKSFTQLFTLKRHQRIHRGEKPYECDQCGKTFTQMNHLKIHLRIHRGERPYACDQCGKSFTHMNNLKTHLRIHSGESTYDCDQCGRTFTQMNRLKTHLRTHSGEKPYGCYQCGKTFTHMNSLKTHLRIHSGERPYHCEQCGKTFTQMSGLKTHLRIHKGERPFDCDQCGKTFKQLSALKTHLRIHSRDRP from the coding sequence ATGGAtagaagacccacctgtgaccagtgtgggaagactttcactgaCATGAGTAGCTTTAAGAGACACCTAcgtatccacagtggagaaagaccacatgaatgtgaccagtgtgggaagactttcataaGAATGAATGACCTTAAGAGACACCTACGCAGCCACagcggagaaagaccatatgagtgtgaccagtgtgggaagacttttacTGACGTGAGTATCCTAAAgagacacctacgcatccacagtggggAAAGACCAtgtgagtgtgaccagtgtgggaagactttcacccgcATGAATGACCTTAAGAGACACCTACgtgtccacagtggagaaagaccatatgagtgtgaccagtgtgggaagactttcaccctcATGGGTAACCTTAAGAAACACCTACActtccacagtggagaaagaccatatgagtgtgaccagtgtgggaagactttcaccctcATGGATAACCTTAAGAAACACCTAAACgtccacagaggagaaagaccatatgagtgtgatgaGTGTGGGAAGAGTTTCACCCAGCTGTTTACCCTTAAaagacaccaacgcatccacagaggagaaaaaccatatgagtgtgatcagtgtggaaagactttcactcaAATGAATCACCTTAAGATACATCTACGCATtcacagaggagaaagaccatatgcgtgtgaccagtgtgggaagagttTCACCCACATGAATAAccttaagacacacctacgcatTCACAGCGGAGAAAgtacatatgactgtgaccagtgtgggaggACTTTCACTCAAATGAATAGGCTTAAAACACACCTACGCACCCACAGCGGAGAAAAACCATATGGTTgttaccagtgtgggaagactttcacccataTGAATAGccttaagacacacctacgcatccacagcggAGAAAGACCTTAtcactgtgaacagtgtgggaaaactttcacACAAATGAGTGGGCTTAAGACACACCTACGTATCCACAAAGGAGAAAGACCAtttgactgtgaccagtgtgggaagactttcaaaCAACTGTCTGCccttaagacacacctacgcatccataGCAGAGACAGACCATAA